A genomic region of Elaeis guineensis isolate ETL-2024a chromosome 9, EG11, whole genome shotgun sequence contains the following coding sequences:
- the LOC105051480 gene encoding LOW QUALITY PROTEIN: uncharacterized protein (The sequence of the model RefSeq protein was modified relative to this genomic sequence to represent the inferred CDS: inserted 1 base in 1 codon), producing the protein MAALVPGALLKLLQHMNTGVKVGGEHRSVLLQVVSIVPALAGGELYPNQGFYLKVSDSSHATYVSLPDEQDDLILSDKIQLGQFIHVERLEAASPVPILRGVKPVPGRHPCVGSPEDLVATRSLEFLNVKKPQASNGSKDNISTPLEKERSKLGKSIATTNVDEVEKKALLGRSSSSLTKSSVSSVLEKKAAIHVRSKSVSSKSIPSSPTSCYSLPTSFEKFSNGVKQQTKVKGPERPAPTTKKLGLFERAASVLKATTAKKKPSGGNLIGNSVPGFESGPKVLRKSWEGNVELKGRDNSNPRAAKSETKPEARSTSVPRRKPTTNEKLLPKEDNKVQTPARKSNASAILEDDRPNKQPAPVIRRTSEATHNTSFGNLVKVVPSSRKWTDGSVSWASLPSSLAKLGKEVLKYRDAAQQAAIEAMQEAASAETLIRCLSMYAELTSSAEENNPQPSVEQFLALYATLSRAGLISDALSKASPATVSSPDQSAGGDPIPEDALRISSETRKLAASWVHAALATDLSPFTLYRPKSTSPSASAASQPTSAALVLDSPARSTAASKPPASPIKPRSLSVATASSKSSVTAAIRRSRGAAPPPPPPREWTRGEGLEEXAELARALRESSRAWFLGFVERFLDADVAACMPWDRDLVAGMLSQLKKVNDWLDSIGQRGGEEGEDGGGRDDHGVPPETIERLRKKIYEYLLTHVESAAVALGGGGERPGRRI; encoded by the exons ATGGCTGCCTTGGTCCCTGGTGctctcctcaagctccttcagcaCATGAACACAGGTGTCAAAGTTGGTGGTGAGCATCGTTCGGTACTCCTCCAAGTTGTCAGCATTGTTCCTGCTCTTGCTGGTGGTGAGCTCTACCCCAATCAGGGCTTCTACCTCAAGGTCTCTGATTCATCCCATGCAACCTATGTTTCCTTGCCTGATGAGCAGGATGACCTCATCTTGAGTGATAAGATCCAATTGGGCCAATTCATCCATGTTGAACGCCTTGAGGCAGCCTCCCCGGTACCTATCCTGAGGGGTGTGAAGCCTGTCCCTGGTCGCCACCCATGTGTTGGCAGCCCTGAAGATCTTGTGGCCACTCGTTCCTTGGAATTCCTCAACGTCAAGAAACCGCAGGCATCCAATGGCTCTAAGGATAATATTAGCACACCATTAGAAAAAGAGAGGAGCAAGCTGGGGAAATCGATAGCAACTACTAATGTTGATGAGGTGGAAAAGAAGGCATTGCTCGGTAGGTCAAGCTCTTCACTCACAAAATCATCAGTAAGCAGTGTATTGGAGAAGAAGGCAGCTATACATGTAAGATCCAAATCGGTGAGTTCAAAGTCAATCCCTTCATCTCCAACAAGCTGTTACTCATTACCCACATCATTTGAGAAGTTCTCCAATGGAGTTAAGCAGCAGACAAAAGTTAAAGGGCCAGAGAGACCAGCACCCACTACCAAAAAGTTGGGTTTATTTGAGAGGGCAGCTTCTGTTTTGAAGGCAACCACAGCTAAGAAGAAGCCATCTGGTGGAAATTTGATTGGAAATTCGGTGCCAGGGTTTGAATCAGGGCCTAAGGTTTTGAGAAAGAGCTGGGAAGGGAATGTGGAGCTGAAAGGGAGGGATAATTCTAATCCAAGGGCAGCAAAGAGTGAGACTAAACCTGAAGCCCGAAGCACTTCT GTTCCTCGAAGAAAACCAACCACAAATGAAAAGTTGCTACCTAAAGAGGACAACAAGGTTCAAACTCCTGCAAGGAAAAGCAATGCAAGTGCCATTTTGGAAGACGATAGACCAAATAAACAACCAGCTCCTGTGATAAGGAGGACATCAGAGGCCACTCACAATACATCCTTTGGCAATTTAGTCAAGGTTGTGCCCAGTAGCAGAAAATGGACTGATGGTAGTGTTTCTTGGGCATCACTTCCATCTTCTCTAGCAAAACTTGGAAAG gaAGTCTTGAAGTATAGAGATGCAGCACAACAAGCTGCCATTGAGGCCATGCAAGAAGCTGCTTCTGCTGAAACCTTGATTCGGTGCCTTAG TATGTACGCGGAGCTGACTTCCTCTGCGGAGGAGAATAACCCCCAGCCCTCGGTGGAGCAGTTCCTGGCCCTCTACGCCACCCTCTCCCGCGCCGGTCTCATCTCCGACGCCCTCTCCAAAGCCTCCCCTGCCACGGTATCCTCACCGGACCAGTCCGCGGGAGGTGACCCGATCCCCGAAGATGCCCTCCGGATCTCCTCCGAGACCCGCAAGCTCGCCGCGTCCTGGGTCCACGCCGCCCTCGCCACCGACCTCTCCCCCTTTACCCTCTACCGCCCCAAATCCACCTCGCCGTCCGCTTCCGCCGCCTCTCAGCCGACCTCGGCGGCGCTCGTCCTCGACTCTCCGGCCAGATCCACCGCGGCCTCGAAGCCCCCCGCCTCCCCGATCAAGCCCCGTTCGCTGTCGGTGGCGACGGCCTCTTCCAAGTCTTCGGTCACTGCggcgatccggaggtcgcggggGGCGGCGCCGCCGCCTCCGCCACCTCGGGAGTGGACCCGGGGGGAAGGGCTGGAGG GGGCGGAGCTGGCGCGGGCGCTGAGGGAATCCTCGAGGGCGTGGTTCTTAGGGTTCGTGGAGCGGTTCTTGGACGCCGACGTGGCGGCCTGCATGCCGTGGGATCGGGATCTGGTGGCAGGGATGCTGTCTCAGCTCAAGAAGGTGAACGACTGGCTGGACAGCATCGGGCAGAGGGGAGGCGAGGAGGGGGAGGACGGCGGCGGCAGGGACGACCATGGCGTGCCGCCGGAGACGATTGAGCGGCTCAGAAAAAAGATCTACGAGTACCTCCTCACTCACGTGGAGTCCGCCGCCGTCGCCCTCGGCGGCGGGGGAGAACGGCCCGGGCGGAGGATATGA